One Phaseolus vulgaris cultivar G19833 chromosome 4, P. vulgaris v2.0, whole genome shotgun sequence DNA window includes the following coding sequences:
- the LOC137838578 gene encoding filament-like plant protein 1 has product MAEDLPSIITKAVESSNKKLQDNISTLEEENRLIRIEAEKLSCNLMMAEIDHSRVEDAMSAELRVARKETSDLRQKLHLLAQEKIELESKLVPYRLKVEKERDDAVAELVEAREENKRTVAELAQAREESKKVAEDLVQAHGKTEELKKRADELEQQTGGLKQQNEELELSSAQVLAAGFDDALEQVACQYPELDLSMVSICNEVVDGKIVPSED; this is encoded by the exons atggcagaggacctcccctctaTCATAaccaaagctgtggagagctccaacaAAAAACTTCAGGATAATATCTCCACACtcgaagaggagaatcgcctgataagaatcgaggcggagaagctATCTTGTAACCTGATGATGGCGGAGATCGACCACTCAAGGGTGGAGGATGCCATGAGTGCCGAGCTGAGGGTCGCACGCAAGGAGACCTCCGATCTacgccagaaactgcacctcctagctcaagagaagatcgagctggagagtaagctggttccctaccggctcaag gtcgaaaaggagagggacgacgccGTGGCTGAGCTCGTCGAAGCTAGAGAGGAGAACAAAAGAACTgttgcagagctggcccaggcgcgggaggaaagcaaaaaggttgctgaagacctcgtTCAAGCTCATGGGaaaactgaagaactgaagaaacgaGCTGACGAGCTGGAGCAGCAAACCGGGGGGCTCAAACAACAAAACGAAGAGCTTGAActaagctccgcccaagtcctcgcCGCTGGGTTCGACGAcgccctggagcaagtcgcctgccagtaccccgagctcgacctctccatggtatCAATAtgcaatgaagtggtggatgggaagatcgttccttctgaagattag